From the Musa acuminata AAA Group cultivar baxijiao chromosome BXJ3-7, Cavendish_Baxijiao_AAA, whole genome shotgun sequence genome, one window contains:
- the LOC103992413 gene encoding uncharacterized protein LOC103992413 has product MAAVSSDLATAFFGLARRHTAVAFNLRASILAVARRRAPVSICARAYAVGAKPAVVAGPGRLAISTRSRAHARRFAASAAATDEGSDLLTKIPPDDRIPATIITGFLGSGKTTLLNHILTADHGKRIAVIENEYGEVDIDGSLVAAKAAGAEDIIMLNNGCLCCTVRGDLVRMISELVSKKKGNFDHIVIETTGLANPAPIIQTFYAEDQIFNDVKLDGVVTLVDAKHAGFHLDEKKPRGVVNEAVEQIAYADRIIVNKIDLVGESDVSSLIQRIKNINSMAYLKRAEYGKVDLDYVLGVGGFDLERIESVVNAEASTEDHDHDHDHHHHHHDHHHHDEHDHEHEHHSHSHAHDHTHDPGVSSVSIVCEGNLDLNKANMWLGTLLIERSDDIYRMKGLLSVDGMPERFVFQGVHDIFQGSPDRLWGAEEPRVNKIVFIGKNLNAEELEKGFKSCLL; this is encoded by the exons ATGGCGGCGGTTTCATCGGACTTGGCCACGGCCTTCTTCGGCCTCGCGAGGCGGCACACCGCCGTCGCCTTCAACCTTCGGGCTTCGATCCTCGCGGTCGCTCGTCGGCGGGCACCTGTATCCATCTGTGCCCGGGCATACGCCGTTGGGGCGAAGCCGGCGGTTGTGGCCGGCCCCGGACGGCTCGCGATCTCGACACGATCGCGGGCACACGCCCGACGCTTCGCTGCCTCTGCAGCCGCAACGGACGAGGGATCCGACCTCCTGACGAAGATTCCGCCGGACGACCGCATCCCTGCCACCATTATAACTGGGTTCCTTGGCTCCGGGAAG ACAACTTTGCTAAACCATATATTGACTGCTGATCATGGAAAGCGCATCGCTGTTATTGAGAATGAG TATGGCGAAGTTGATATTGATGGATCATTGGTTGCTGCAAAAGCTGCCGGGGCTGAAGATATAATTATGCTCAATAATGGTTGTCTTTGCTGCACTGTTAGGGGTGATCTAGTTCGCATGATCAGTGAATTGGTTTCAAAGAAAAAGGGAAATTTTGACCATATTGTAATAGAAACTACAG GTTTGGCAAATCCAGCTCCTATAATCCAGACATTTTATGCAGAGGATCAGATTTTTAATGATGTCAAGTTGGATGGTGTTGTTACATTGGTAGATGCAAAGCATGCAGGTTTTCATTTGGATGAGAAGAAGCCCAGAGGAGTAGTCAATGAGGCAGTTGAGCAGATCGCTTATGCCGATAGAATAATAGTGAACAAG ATTGATCTTGTTGGGGAGTCTGACGTATCCTCACTGATTCAGCGGATAAAG AACATTAATAGCATGGCCTATTTAAAGCGAGCAGAATACGGAAAAGTTGATTTGGATTATGTTCTTGGGGTTGGTGGATTTGATCTGGAGAG GATTGAGAGCGTTGTAAATGCTGAAGCTTCCACTGAAGAccatgatcatgatcatgatcatcatcatcatcaccatgatCATCACCACCATGATGAGCATGACCATGAACATG AGCATCATTCTCATTCTCATGCTCATGATCACACCCATGATCCTGGTGTCTCATCTGTGAGCATTGTCTGTGAAGGGAACCTGGATCTTAACAAG GCAAATATGTGGTTGGGAACATTGTTGATTGAACGTAGCGATGACATCTATCGAATGAAAGGTCTCCTGTCTGTTGATGGCATGCCCGAGCGATTTGTGTTTCAG GGTGTTCATGACATTTTCCAGGGTTCCCCCGATAGATTGTGGGGCGCAGAAGAACCCAGGGTCAACAAGATCGTATTTATAGGAAAGAATCTAAATGCTGAGGAGTTGGAAAAGGGGTTCAAGAGCTGTTTGCTGTGA
- the LOC135643348 gene encoding putative UPF0481 protein At3g02645, translating into MEASQEASASFGNRSHCDEVRWVMHVKRTLETMNEEDYSRGPVSIFGVPKSFLSVKPEAYIPQIVALGPYHHWDRQLYQMEHYKLAATKRIQNQLQLHGFTFQQIVDYCVLKEHAIRSCYHRHIDLHVDTLAWMMAIDASFLLEFLRNFSCEKGPSMSQMTDLMGIKMACNSILRDVVMLENQIPLFLIRKMLCFQRSSSQAAEDELSMMLVRFLKAVSPFTATQSLARIVQVKRYAHLLQLLYCIIVANAKDMCSSSNNNNEIECLIDAPESNNEQNKVDSQYSTQLFDSVWSSASALHIMNLLIVKPIEFLLKVPWPVVTAVFRGVRRSYRPIPCEPLLAEEIEIPSVTELIKSGVKFAATEGDLRTIEFDTKTATFYLPTMLFDANSEVVLRNLVAYETAAEPGPLVFTRYTELVNGIIDTKEDVRLLRRSGVVQHRMKNDEEVAKLWNGMSRSARPTKVDFLDKVISDVNGYYNSRWSVRARRFIKNYVTGSWQVLTFLAAILLLLLTCVDAFCSVFLCSSLWSSLV; encoded by the exons ATGGAAGCTTCACAGGAGGCGTCTGCTTCGTTTGGTAACCGGAGCCACTGTGACGAGGTCCGATGGGTGATGCACGTCAAGCGCACTCTCGAAACCATGAACGAGGAGGACTACTCGCGAGGCCCTGTCTCCATCTTCGGCGTGCCTAAGAGCTTCCTCTCCGTCAAGCCGGAAGCGTACATCCCACAGATCGTCGCGCTTGGCCCGTACCACCACTGGGATCGCCAGCTCTACCAGATGGAGCACTACAAGCTCGCCGCCACCAAAAGAATCCAAAACCAGCTCCAGCTCCACGGCTTCACGTTCCAACAAATCGTCGACTACTGCGTGTTGAAGGAGCACGCCATTCGATCCTGCTACCACAG GCACATCGATCTCCATGTGGATACCTTAGCATGGATGATGGCGATCGATGCCTCGTTCTTGCTCGAGTTCCTTCGCAACTTCTCCTGTGAGAAGGGTCCATCGATGTCGCAGATGACGGACTTGATGGGGATCAAGATGGCTTGCAACTCGATCTTGAGAGACGTCGTGATGCTGGAGAATCAAATCCCACTCTTCCTAATTCGGAAGATGCTGTGCTTCCAGCGCTCCTCAAGTCAAGCTGCGGAGGATGAGCTCTCCATGATGTTGGTCAGGTTCCTGAAGGCGGTTTCTCCTTTCACGGCCACGCAGAGCCTCGCAAGGATCGTCCAAGTCAAGCGATACGCGCACTTGCTGCAGCTGCTCTACTGCATCATCGTCGCCAACGCCAAAGATAtgtgcagcagcagcaacaacaacaacgagATAGAGTGTCTGATCGATGCGCCTGAATCGAACAACGAGCAGAACAAAGTCGATTCGCAATACTCGACGCAGCTTTTTGACTCGGTCTGGAGTTCGGCGTCCGCCCTACACATCATGAATCTGCTCATAGTGAAGCCCATCGAGTTCCTGTTGAAGGTCCCATGGCCTGTCGTGACTGCCGTATTCAGAGGGGTGAGGAGGTCCTACAGACCCATTCCCTGTGAACCATTGTTGGCCGAAGAGATCGAGATCCCATCCGTCACCGAGCTCATCAAAAGCGGCGTCAAGTTCGCGGCCACCGAAGGAGACTTGAGGACGATCGAGTTCGACACGAAGACCGCCACGTTCTACTTGCCGACCATGCTTTTCGACGCTAATTCCGAGGTCGTGCTGAGGAACCTTGTAGCATACGAGACGGCGGCGGAGCCGGGTCCGCTGGTCTTCACTCGCTACACCGAGCTGGTGAACGGGATCATCGACACCAAGGAGGACGTGCGGCTGCTGAGACGATCCGGGGTCGTCCAGCACCGGATGAAGAACGACGAGGAGGTGGCGAAGCTGTGGAACGGGATGAGCAGGTCGGCGAGGCCGACCAAGGTGGACTTCCTCGACAAGGTGATCTCCGACGTGAACGGCTACTACAATAGCAGGTGGAGCGTCAGGGCTCGGCGGTTCATCAAGAACTACGTGACCGGCTCGTGGCAGGTGCTGACGTTCCTGGCCGCCATCTTGCTCCTGTTGTTAACCTGCGTCGACGCCTTCTGCTCCGTCTTCCTCTGCAGCTCGCTCTGGTCGAGCCTCGTGTGA